In a single window of the Hippocampus zosterae strain Florida chromosome 6, ASM2543408v3, whole genome shotgun sequence genome:
- the LOC127602122 gene encoding transmembrane protein 132D, whose amino-acid sequence MNCNCPRWRILHLILATLSNVVAQDFNNKELTDTKSPVPFPIFLPVSYEVQDSDFLFLKEAGQDLMRNFSMQSNTQPFVILRAGRQPAVIASYGPMSTEQLVPLDLVQSVQLFNAPNAFTFNWKIQAFVLTPRVFSTKPKVRVLFYVAGRDWNRDEGAEDELPCVTVYAFWQTQEVRCSCAMGGERGTCVAELLPLPGWFGQGSESTSGEKQAPSAGNLVELYYQAQPKVSGKCNTLDGTRWGSSQQQQGEYVPVTPMQRIGSVRLLQVPKGMATLSRLKLGNSIIIRTSSKPLKKTDIATFYILMASSAQLTNFTLRATIKNGVTFRTATPSNSLLWDITLDTGADGAISVTCQRKAPIPGKRLESSLLEVLQMDFEVDELNSPVNSQVIIWKLELSSKNTAKTEGAMRIYTTQRDFVGLASLIMDTEILNTAILTGKKVVVPVRTVAVDEDGQITDVSEYAECSSTDEDVLKVSDRCDYVFVNGKETKGKVKMVVNFTYSYLSAQLELNVWLPRLPLRLEVSDTELSQIKSWRVPILTTKRSGWNSQIDEKKGKGCTLQFQHALVRVLTHFVAEQADPRDSQAYFLGSDWQVDVTRLVRYFMKVEDPRVAKLRAGRVLSGQDIGTTAIQVFSPLSDAVLAKTMVKVTDEKVTITELGVQMVAGLSMTLQLSTGSNRVIVATTTTEEVLRLPKQEAMVSAWVQFSDGSQTPLDIYDAASYRVTVSTLDQGVVSVRGAPPAVVAEGEGEGVLVRVEMSICEACQKSKRKSTVAVGNGNLKVKFQVKSRPPDKKNDGVDFRNDGEEIDRKQRRPSEVPSPHITLTRDESPLAKSTIKSPEGTFMTSGSLGGVGKPSTSGSSPTSAVNISMMSSPGDGGKASGPDNMIVDSVRFTSTVKAPGNLVNSNNFPTKILAPGQESVEVEISGEEDMLTNRPLTDLEIGMYALLGVFCLAILVFLVNCISYVVKFTQKKSPSHGQEHTGHRHDWVWLGTDAELVMSVPGSPVQQDSQTMTTVIDIGPDKTASLSRSPSCLASVTDSPISCVGAFRSKALPPDSLPSPTSKRKRVHFTTFSTLEYQHSPQLSQRENGHGIHWVGKEEYCDEGPQVPITDPRDSGQS is encoded by the exons ATGAACTGTAACTGCCCCCGCTGGAGGATCTTACATCTGATACTTGCCACCCTTTCAAATGTCGTCGCCCAAG ACTTCAACAATAAGGAGCTGACTGACACAAAGAGTCCAGTGCCTTTCCCCATCTTCTTGCCAGTCAGCTACGAGGTTCAGGATTCTGACTTCCTCTTCTTGAAAGAAGCAGGGCAGGACTTAATGAGGAATTTCAGCATGCAGAGTAACACGCAGCCCTTTGTTATTTTGAGAGCAGGCCGCCAGCCGGCTGTCATCGCAAGCTATGGCCCAATGTCCACAGAGCAGCTTGTGCCTCTGGATCTGGTCCAGTCTGTGCAGCTCTTCAATGCCCCTAACGCCTTCACCTTCAACTGGAAGATTCAGGCCTTCGTGCTAACACCTCGGGTCTTCTCCACCAAGCCCAAAGTGCGGGTGCTCTTCTACGTGGCAGGAAGAGACTGGAACAGGGACGAAGGAGCTGAGGATGAGCTACCATGTGTGACAGTCTATGCTTTCTGGCAAACCCAGGAGGTGAGGTGTTCCTGTGCCATGGGAGGTGAGAGGGGAACTTGCGTGGCTGAGCTACTACCTTTGCCTGGCTGGTTCGGTCAGGGGTCTGAAAGCACCAGCGGGGAGAAACAGGCCCCATCAGCTGGGAACCTTGTAGAGCTCTACTACCAGGCACAGCCCAAAGTCAGCGGCAAGTGTAACACACTAGATGGGACTCGTTGGGGAAgctcacaacagcagcaggggGAATACGTCCCCGTCACGCCCATGCAGAGGATTGGCAGCGTGCGTCTCCTGCAGGTGCCCAAAGGAATGGCCACACTCTCTCGACTCAAACTTGGCAATTCCATCATCATACGGACATCCTCCAAACCGCTGAAGAAGACCGACATCGCTACCTTCTACATCCTCATGGCCAGCTCTGCTCAGCTGACTAACTTCACTCTCAG AGCAACAATAAAGAACGGCGTGACCTTTCGTACAGCAACACCAAGTAACTCATTACTGTGGGACATCACACTGGATACGGGTGCAGATGGAGCCATCTCTGTTACTTGTCAGAGGAAGGCTCCCATACCTGGAAAAAG GCTTGAAAGCAGTCTGTTGGAGGTGCTTCAAATGGATTTTGAGGTTGATGAGCTAAACAGCCCCGTCAACAGTCAAGTGATCATATGGAAGCTGGAGCTCTCATCCAAAAATACAGCCAAGACTGAAGGAGCAATGAGGATCTACACCACTCAGAGAGACTTTGTTGGCCTGGCCTCTCTTATTATG GACACCGAGATCCTGAACACTGCAATCCTGACTGGAAAAAAGGTGGTGGTACCTGTAAGAACAGTCGCTGTTGACGAAGATGGCCAGATCACTGATGTTTCGGAATATGCAGAATGCAGCTCTACTGATGAAGATGTTCTCAAG GTCTCGGACAGGTGTGACTATGTTTTTGTAAATGGCAAGGAGACAAAAGGCAAAGTCAAGATGGTAGTAAACTTTACCTACAGCTACCTCAGTGCTCAACTTGAGCTGAATGTGTGGTTGCCCCGGCTCCCTCTCCGACTGGAGGTGTCGGACACAGAGCTGAGCCAAATCAAAAGCTGGAGGGTCCCTATACTAACGACCAAGAG atctGGCTGGAACAGCCAAATCgatgaaaaaaagggaaagggcTGTACATTGCAGTTTCAGCACGCTCTGGTGCGTGTGCTAACCCACTTTGTGGCCGAGCAGGCGGACCCTCGGGACTCTCAGGCCTATTTCCTGGGCTCTGACTGGCAGGTGGATGTAACAAGACTTGTTAGATACTTTATGAAAGTGGAAGATCCTCGTGTGGCAAAGCTGCGTGCCGGGAGGGTGCTATCCGGCCAGGACATTGGGACCACTGCCATCCAG GTGTTTTCTCCACTCTCTGATGCAGTCTTGGCCAAAACAATGGTGAAAGTCACAGATGAAAAAGTCACCATTACTGAACTGGGGGTCCAGATGGTTGCAGGTCTCTCAATGACCCTACAGCTCAGCACCGGAAGCAACAGGGTCATTGTGGCAACCACAACTACAGAGGAAGTTCTGAGGTTGCCCAAACAG GAAGCCATGGTCAGTGCATGGGTCCAGTTCAGTGATGGCAGCCAGACACCTCTTGACATATACGATGCTGCCTCTTACCGTGTGACGGTGTCTACCCTGGATCAGGGCGTGGTGTCGGTGCGTGGCGCCCCTCCAGCCGTGGTGGCAGAGGGAGAGGGCGAAGGAGTTCTGGTCCGGGTGGAAATGTCTATCTGTGAGGCCTGTCAGAAGTCCAAACGGAAAAGCACTGTAGCTGTGGGCAACGGCAATCTTAAGGTCAAGTTTCAGGTGAAAAGTCGACCACCAGACAAAAAGAATGACGGTGTGGACTTCCGAAATGACGGGGAAGAGATTGACAGGAAGCAAAGGAGACCATCAGAGGTTCCTTCTCCACACATCACATTGACGAGAGATGAGAGCCCCTTGGCAAAGTCCACAATCAAATCTCCAGAAGGAACGTTCATGACCAGCGGCAGCCTCGGGGGCGTGGGGAAACCAAGCACTTCGGGAAGCAGCCCCACCAGCGCGGTCAATATCAGTATGATGAGCAGCCCCGGCGACGGCGGAAAAGCGTCTGGCCCTGACAATATGATAGTGGACAGTGTTCGTTTCACAAGTACTGTCAAAGCTCCCGGTAACCTGGTCAACTCCAATAATTTCCCCACTAAAATTCTTGCGCCTGGACAAGAGTCAGTGGAGGTGGAGATCAGCGGAGAGGAAGATATGTTGACAAACAGACCCCTGACAGACTTAGAGATTGGGATGTATGCTCTCCTGGGGGTCTTTTGCCTGGCCATCCTGGTATTTCTTGTAAATTGCATATCATATGTTGTAAAGTTTACACAAAAGAAGTCTCCGTCACATGGCCAGGAGCACACAGGTCATAGGCATGACTGGGTGTGGCTTGGTACGGACGCTGAACTTGTAATGAGCGTCCCGGGAAGTCCCGTTCAACAAGACTCGCAAACTATGACCACTGTGATAGACATTGGGCCTGATAAAACCGCCTCACTGTCCAGAAGCCCCAGTTGCCTGGCATCAGTCACAGACTCTCCAATTAGTTGCGTGGGCGCCTTCAGGAGCAAAGCATTGCCCCCAGATTCCCTACCCTCACCAACCAGCAAGAGGAAGCGAGTCCACTTCACCACCTTTTCCACATTGGAGTACCAGCATTCACCGCAGCTCTCACAAAGGGAGAATGGACACGGCATCCACTGGGTTGGGAAGGAAGAGTATTGTGACGAGGGACCCCAAGTACCCATTACAGACCCCAGGGACAGTGGACAATCGTGA